One window from the genome of Rhinolophus ferrumequinum isolate MPI-CBG mRhiFer1 chromosome 22, mRhiFer1_v1.p, whole genome shotgun sequence encodes:
- the GJA8 gene encoding gap junction alpha-8 protein translates to MGDWSFLGNILEEVNEHSTVIGRVWLTVLFIFRILILGTAAEFVWGDEQSDFVCNTQQPGCENVCYDQAFPISHVRLWVLQIIFVSTPSLVYVGHAMHHVRVEEKRKEREAEELCQLVAGDRGDRLPLPADQGSLKKGSSSSSKGTKKFRLEGTLLRTYICHIVFKTLFEVGFIVGHYFLYGFRILPLYRCSRWPCPNVVDCFVSRPTEKTVFILFMLSVASVSLFLNLLEMSHLGLKTIRAAFRRPAEQPLGGIPDKSLHSVAVSSIQKAKGYQLLEEEKIVSHYFPLTEVGVVETSPLPAKPFSQLGEKMGTGPLGDLSRAYQETLPSYAQVGAQEVEGEEQPEERGAGPKVGEKGQEAERVSQEEGQETMAVLEGERVETPGVGKESEKEVTNHGLPAEKAPSLCPELTGDDTRPLSRLSKASSRARSDDLTV, encoded by the coding sequence ATGGGCGACTGGAGTTTCCTGGGGAACATCTTGGAGGAGGTGAATGAGCACTCCACGGTCATCGGCCGGGTGTGGCTCACCGTGCTTTTCATCTTCCGCATCCTCATCCTCGGCACGGCCGCAGAATTCGTGTGGGGGGACGAGCAGTCCGACTTCGTGTGCAACACGCAGCAGCCGGGCTGCGAGAACGTCTGCTACGACCAGGCCTTCCCCATCTCCCACGTCCGTCTGTGGGTGCTGCAGATCATCTTCGTGTCCACGCCGTCGCTCGTGTACGTGGGCCACGCCATGCACCACGTGCGCGTGGAGGAGAAGCGGAAGGAGCGCGAGGCCGAGGAGCTGTGCCAGCTGGTGGCAGGTGACCGTGGCGACAGGCTGCCGCTCCCCGCCGACCAGGGCAGCCTCAAgaagggcagcagcagcagcagcaaaggcACCAAGAAGTTCCGGCTGGAGGGGACCCTGCTGAGGACCTACATCTGCCACATCGTCTTCAAGACCCTCTTCGAGGTGGGCTTCATCGTGGGCCACTACTTCCTGTACGGGTTCCGGATCCTGCCCCTCTATCGCTGCAGCCGGTGGCCCTGTCCCAACGTGGTGGACTGTTTCGTGTCCCGGCCCACCGAGAAAACCGTCTTCATCCTGTTCATGTTGTCTGTGGCTTCTGTGTCCCTCTTCCTCAATCTGCTGGAGATGAGCCACCTAGGCCTGAAGACGATCCGGGCTGCCTTCAGGAGGCCCGCGGAGCAGCCGCTGGGGGGGATCCCCGACAAGTCCCTCCACTCCGTCGCTGTCTCCTCCATCCAGAAAGCCAAGGGCTACCAGCTCCTCGAAGAAGAGAAAATCGTGTCCCACTATTTCCCTTTGACTGAGGTGGGCGTGGTGGAGACCAGCCCACTGCCTGCCAAGCCTTTCAGTCAGTTGGGGGAGAAGATGGGCACAGGGCCCCTTGGGGACCTCTCCCGGGCTTACCAAGAGACACTGCCTTCCTACGCTCAGGTGGGAGCACAGGAAGTGGAGGGGGAGGAGCAGCCTGAGGAGCGGGGAGCAGGACCCAAGGTCGGGGAGAAagggcaggaagcagagagagtgagCCAGGAAGAAGGGCAGGAGACCATGGCAGTGCTGGAGGGGGAGAGAGTGGAAACCCCTGGAGTGGGGaaggagagtgagaaagaggTGACAAACCACGGGTTGCCGGCTGAGAAAGCACCTTCCCTGTGTCCAGAGCTGACAGGGGATGACACCAGACCCCTGAGCAGGCTGAGCAAAGCCAGCAGTAGGGCCAGGTCAGATGATCTCACTGTGTGA